The window ATTCTAACTCAACAGAAACCCAAGAGATACATGTCCGCGTGTCCACCAaaaacatgtacaagaatgttcacagcagctctgTTTGTAACAGCCCtcaactagaaacaacccaaatgtccctggACACTAGAATGAATAATATATTGTGGTATATTAACACAGTGGGAGACTAGACAGCCACAAGAACAAACAAACTGAAACTACAAGCAACAATGGGcgtgaatctcacaaacataatattgagGGAAAGAAGGCAAACATCCCCTCTGTTGTGGCTTGAATTCTGTTCCAGGTAAGCTGCGCATGCCAGCTCTGTGCCCTCCACCTCTTCATTCTTTGGGATCACAGGAGAGCCAGTGTCTCAGCTGCCACTGATTGCAAAGCCCTGTGAGTGCTCCGCCCGCTCTGCATCTGGCAGTGCACCTCTGCCAGCAGACAGCCTCACGATTGCATGATCCACCTTCACACTCTACCTTCACCCTCCCTCCTTGGAATCCCACCAGCCCTGTTGCCAACCTCATCCTGGCCTTCAGGATTATTCTTGCTCGTCTGAGCACAATTTTGACATTGGAAGAGCccgtttttttttcctctgcctccAAGGAGAATTTCAAGCTTATTTATGGGACATGTCATCAAGAATTTAGTTATCAGGTCCCAATTCAttgctctttctttccctcttcttctttttctcacctGGCTGCTTTGGGTCAATTTCCAGTTGGATTTCAGATAATAGCTCAGGTATAGACCATGAGGTGTGTCTTCTCTTTGGGATATTTCTATTTTGAGATAGGATTCATGAGGTCCATTGCCCGTATCACAAGTCCTGTCCTCTAAATCTACAGACAAGAATTTGATTTCCtcagaaagactgaaaaaattCCTACATGGCAAATCCTATGGTAAGGGCAAGCTATTCTAACAGGTGGTTACATTATAATAAAAACCCGCAGGGAACAGCAGGCCCGAAGGATGCCCTGGAAGATACCATGGTGCAGCATTCTCACTGAGCCCCTGCTAGTTCCATGTTCCCTGAGACTCTGCCCAACCCCTTGAGAGGTTCTTTCacaaaactgcatcaactaaaaggaaaatgaaggctGCTTTGTGCTCACTTTACTGGGATTAATACACATTTGGTGTTTGTATTCCTTTTCTTgtctgaaggaaaagaaacatgTGCTGGATAATCTTGTTGGGGCTTGTGCCTCGTTTTACTCTCTGAGTTGTGTTCTTCTGAAGGTCAAAAGCTTAGCAAAACATTGTTACAAAAATGCCGCAATTAAGATTTATTTAGAAAAGCTTGGATAAAAAAATGTGTCTTAAGAAGTTTATCAAGTTATGACTCAGCCTAATCATGTAAATCTTCAGTTTCATAAGCAgctccatttaaaaatatctctacTGTTTTCCCCCAGAAAGTTACACTATGTATAGACAGATTAAGAAAAATCTGATATCTTGGAGGCTCAGAAGTTCAGAGGTGACATATTTATCTTATAAGACCATTAAGGATTTTATAGCCAGTTTGGGATTGTGGGttggatatattttatatatgcaaaaaatagtttttgaaaaacAAGTCTTTGTAATTAAATTGTCTGCCCTGCTTGATAAAACTATGCTCCCCTTAGAGCAGTGGCACGCATTTGAGTCagctggagggcttgttaaacccTAAATTgctctcagagattctgattcagtagaccTGGGGTGGAGTtcaaaaatcacatttcttttttttttgagacagagtcttgctctgttgcccaggctggagtgcagtggcataatcttggctcactgtaacctccgcctccagggttcaagagattctcctgcctcagtctcccgagtagctgggattacaggtgcccgccaccacgcctggctaatttttgtatttttagtagagacggagtttcaccatgttggccaggctggtctcgaattcctgacctcaggtgatctgcccaccttggcctcccaaagtgctgggattacaggcatgagccaccacgcccagcctcaaaatCACATTTCTAACTAGTTCCCCGATGAcattgatgctgctggtctggggtcACACATTGAGGACCATTGATCTAGATCATTGTCAACTTGGCTGCCTATTAAAATTACCtgggaacttaaaaaatattcctcAATACTCGGCCACCAGACCAATTGAATCAGAAAATCTCTGTTGTGGAAGCCTGGGCTTAGAATGTTTCAGAAGCAACCCAGGGTGATACTGATGTGTAGCTAGGGTTGAGAATCTTTGTTCTGGGTGAAACTTAGTCATATAGCAGCCTTCAAAAATCATGATACTAAAGCAGTTAGCAGCAGGTGCCCAGAAATACTAGCAGTCCTTCCCAAATGTGATTTGCGggctgtgcatcagaatcaccggGTGCTTGTTGAACTGCAGACTTCTGTGCCCTCTGGCTGGCCAGCCCCACTCTGCAGGGTGGCATTCTTTTGAGTCAGCGAGTAGCAGTTTCTGGAGGGAGTTTGGAGTTTGTGCTATCAGCAAGATTACAAAAGGCGCTCAGGGAGTTTTCCTCTGCCTGATAGCTGGAAGGGCAGCCTGAGTCGCTGCAGGTTCACATCGTGCTTTGGCATATGATAGCCAGTCTGTCCATACTTGTGGACAATGaatcatttcagatttttaaaagaaaggcaggaaatacatgtttcttgttgcttttctcaacattttctcatttaagccCCAAAGAATAACCAGGTCAAGGCTGATAAAATTATCTGcatttttacagataagtaaactgaggcccaaagaagttaagtaaatttCCCAAAGTCACAAGACAAAGGAGGGGCAGAGCTGTGATTTGAAGTTGGTGCTGTTTGACTCCAAAGGTAAGGGCCCCTGCCACCTGACTGTTTTTGCAAAATGCCTCTGGTGCTTCAGGAGCCATAAATATTCTGCAGAACTGGCTATAGAGTTTtcaatgtaaaatgaaaacatgggTCCTCTCGTTCAGAAATTATTAAGAATTCAAGATGGCagcagcagagcattaaaccaagcatgggACCCTGTGCACAGCTGTGTGCCCATGAGGCCAGCCCTGATGCTATGTGTTAGGCTCTATCGAACGTTCTAATGAAATGAGTCTGCTCAGAGGCACCCTGGTGGGGTAGTAGGAGCCCCAGATTTGAGCATGGGTATACTGAGTTTTAGTAATAGCTCTTTGAATAACTTCCTGTTGACTTTGAGCATGTTATTTAACTTCTTGGAGGTTCAGTTTAGTCATCCATTaaatggagagagggagaagtggGAAGGTGGTGGACTACATCTGTATTTCTCCAATTCCAGTTagttatataccacatttttagtATATAACCATTTAGGCTATAACCATGGCCTCTGGCCCCACACTCCCTGAGTTCTAATCTTGGCTCTGCTATATTctagctatgtgacctcaggcaagtgcctcagtttcctcatctgtaaaatagagattgctgtgaggattacatAAATAAGTAAGTGAAGCCCTCAGAATAATGGCTGATATGTGATAAGCACGGTACAAGTGCTCATTATTACTATTCCTATGAATCATACGGTATCTGTACTAGTAGTactaatgttttttctttaatatgactcacactttaaatttaaaaaagtcatCTATAGTCTCTTTCCAAGTAATAGTATTTGTGAAATCACCAGATTCATGTGTATGTGTGGTTTTTCTAACCCAGGTGAAAATGTACAATAActgtacaatatttttaaaagttcattcaTATGCTTTCTAATACCAGTTGAAAATATTACCAATGGAATGGGCACCACACTGTGGGTAGCATTGTACTAGACACTGAAGGCCCTTTTCAGCTTTAATAGTCTATGAATAAATAAGTCTATGTATATTTGTGTCTGTGTCTTGAATAATTTGACAAATACATGACTGAAATATTTCTACCCACTTCCATCACTTCTATCCAGAGTAGAATCTGCATTGGCTAGCTACATGTTCCAGTGGAAAAATGTTTAGAGATAAgagattgtatttttttaaaaagttttaaaatattaatttttttaaaaaaattttttgaaatggagtcttgctctgtctcccaggctagagtgcagtggtgtgatctcagctcactgcaacctccatttcctgggttcaagcaattttcctgtctcatcctcccaagtagctgggattacaggcacttgccaccacgcctggctaatttttgcattttttatagagatggggttttgccatgtaggccaggctagtctcgaactcctaaactcaggtgatctgccctcctcggcctcccaaagtgctgggattatagacgtgagccactatgcccagccaagagATTGTAAATGTGTTATAAAAATTGGTTAAAATCTTGATGAGTCAGTGGGGTCctctcaagaaatcctcctgaaGTCTAACCAGGGGGACTTAGAATAGTGAAAAATTGGGACAAAATGCTTACAGGAAGCCATAGAGCAGCCTTCAGAAGCAAGGAGTCAGGCCTCTGGGGAAGACATATGCCCTTTCCATTGGTTGCTACTTTTTCCCCCACTTCTTTCTATCTATATCTTAACTTATAGGGCCACTTTGTATTCTACCCCCTCCAAGTTTTTTCTGGCAATTCTGACTGgaagttttcctttttcccctttgaagagtactttataataatttaagaAGTATTTTTGAGCACATACTGCGGGCACCCTGCTCCAGACACGGAGGACACATGTTGAACAAGTGTATTCCTGATCTCTAGGAGTGGATGCACTGCCACTCATCACTAAGAGTctctgtgggctgggcacagtggctcatgcctgtaatcccagcactttgggaggctgaggtgggcagatcatgaggttgagagttcgagaacagcctggccaacatggtgaaaccctatctctactaaaaacacaaaaattagcagggcatggtggcactcacctgtaatatcagctactcaggaggctgaggcaggagaattgcttgaacctggttggcggaggttgcagtgggccatgatcaagccactgcactccagcctgggcgacacagcaagactccatctcaacaacaacaaacaaaacaaaacaaacaaataacaacaacaacaacaacaacaaaaagagtctCTTTGGCCTCTCTTGGGCTAAGTGACTCGTGTGTTTGTCTTGCCTCTCCTTTAGGCAGGGTTTACTCTTCTATTCCCCAGAGCTTCTAAAGATCCTCTTTAGCTAAGAATTTGTTATCAGAGACCCCAGGGTTACCAAGTTGTTCAGAGGACATACAAATAGTGACTAAGGAACTTTAAAATGAGTCTTCCATTACACTTCTCAAGTTCTTACTAGCATCAATCCCCAGCCACCTCATGAACATCAGAGATTGTCCTAGATGATAAGCAAGTACTGCAAATACAATAGAAATGGATCacaaagtaaaattagaaatctTAGAGAAGGTACAGGACTTCTTGAAGTCCGTGAAAGTGAGTTTAGAGAACAATTTGAATTCACACCCAAAATTGTAGACAATTGAGGACCTAACAGAGTCATATTAGTTATtaccagcaggagagagaaaatcagtaaggatggTGGCATGATGGGTACTTCCCAAGTGAATGATTGGAATGTCAATGAATGAAGAAAGGACCTTGGGAAATATGAAaaacttttgaatattttacaaaAGTCAGTATGAAGTGAGAGATGTTAAATGATGCCATGATtcaattttgtcagaaaaattaTGCCAAAAAATCCACACTTAATTCACAccttgttcatttaaaaatgagagcataattgctattttaatttaattttgtgaaatctaagatagtttttcattttacaattcTTAGTTTCTATGATAAAATTCCATCCAAATGCCCTGACCCCAATTATACTATGCTATTTTTGTCACCTTAAAAATGTGGATTCACTTTAAGTGGACTTTTTCTGGTATTAATTATCCTGATATAGAAAGAACTTTCAGTAATTCAGTAAAGCGATGGATTAATCAACATCATTTTTCCAGAACCAATGACTAAGAACATTACAGGCAGAAAGGGGACAACTGGCTTTATTGACTCTTAGGCGGAACACAAGGGTCCATAGAACCAGCCAGATTTCTCTGGGAACGGAGTTGCCTAGTCCAGCTAGGAGGTAATTTTGGGATAAGCATGCTTAAGACCTTAAAAGGGAACTCTTAAGGCTCCAAAGGAAGTTGCTTACCCACAAAGCACCAGACCGCAAACCGGATCCATGTGATGGTGGAGAGCTTTAGCATGAGATAGATGTTCACCAGCATGGCAAAGGCAGGCACAAAGGGGAGGCAAGGGGCCATGTAGGGCAGCTTCTTGGGGTTCTCTGGCTGCTGCAGGATCACAAACACCAGGGTGCTGATCAGCAGCACCATCAGAACAACCAGAAGGATGGCCCACCAGCTCTGCTCTGAGATGTAGTCAGAACCAAAGATGATGAAGGAGCAGAAGATGAACATGAGGATGAAGAGCAGGAGCACGCAGATGGTCACCGTGTGCCCCGTCGCTGCTGTGGGCCGGTCCATTTTGCCTGGAAGGCCCAGCCGGATTCTCATGGTGTAATAATGAGGCCCAATCAGCTTCTTTAACTTGATGAGATAAATATTTTCGGATTCATCAGCTTCTATGCCTGTGGTCATGTCCACGGTGCCGTAATTGGGGTGGTTGACGTTGTAGGTTGACTTGTCTGATTTCCCTATGAGCATCTCATTGTCTCCCAAGGATGGTAAGTTCTTGGCCCCACATGTGTTGGTGGCTGGGCCAGAAAACTCATCCCCCTCACTCACAGGAGAACAAGCTTCCTTCTCACAGTCAGCCAGAATGCCCTCCTTCTTCTTGGTGTGCTCCTCAGACAAGAACTTGACAAAACCATCAATGTCACTCTCAGGTTGGTATCGAAGGAGCAAGACACAGACAGAGACCAAGGTGTAGGCCAGGAGCGTGCCGATAGACATCATCTCTATCAGGTCTCTCAAGCTGACCAACAGTGCGAGGAGCGCTGCCAGGAACCCCGACACGATGCAGGCCACCACTGGTGTCTCTGTGTAGGAGCTGACGTGAGCCAGGAACCTGGAGGGGCCGGGCAAGCAGAGGGTTAATGGTGAGCTACAGTGACCGATTCCAGTGCAGCCAACATAGGGAGCTAGAACTATCAATAGGCTGGTGTGATTAACTCCTCCTGGTCCTGCTCCACCAATTTACTTCTGCATTCACTACTTTAAATCCAGCTGCTATTCCTACCCCAGGATTTGgtatataattaaaaaagaattcactttaaatctttgatttcttttttttttttttttttggtgagatggtgtctcactctgcttactctgtcccccaggctggagtgcagtggcgtgatctcagctcactgcaacctccacctcctgggttcaagtgattctcctgcctcagcctcccgagtagctgggattacaggcatgcaccactacacccggctaatttttgtatttttagtagagacagagtttcaccatgttgaccaggctggtctcgaactcctgacctcatgattcacccacctcagcctcccagagtgttgggattataggtgtgagccactgtgcctagactAGTTCTTTGATTTTAAGGCAAAGTTCTTTAGTAAAGTTCCTAATCATTATGTAATGGGAAGGGTTGATTGAACCTAGGAGGTCTGTCTTTCAGAAACCTAGATTGAAGCCCAGGCTCTGCGTGAAAAAGTGATGGTTGGAGGAAGTCATGGACCTGCTTGGGGGTCCTCCTGACCTGTGAACTAGCATCTTAGCATTCTcttggagcttgttagaaatgtataTTCTCAGGTTTCACCCAATAACTACTATACCAGAATCATAGTAGGGTGAGGCCTAGCAAACTGCTTTAAAAGACCTCCAGAGGATTCTGATTTATGCCAAAGCTTGAGACACCACCTATAACAAAAGTTCATGGGTTTAGTTGGCAAAATAGCACAGTAATTGAGAAACTGTGCTCGTAGATACAGATTTATGTCCAGCTAGTTACTGACTGAAGAAGAGACCAAGAAGAGCGACTGAATGGCATGTGCAATAggctccctctcctctcccctctcctcctggtCCCTTATTTTTATGGTTCACACAAGACTGTAAATGTGTTTGAAGCCCCAGTATCTTTCCTGTTAGTTTCTTTGACAGCAGAAAAATCTTTTGGATGTGTGAAGTTCCCACGCCTCCATCACCCTAGGCCCCTCTTGATCTGTTCGGCAACCTAATCACAGCAGCTCTGATCTGGTGATGGCTTCAGAGAGTATGCAGGGGAAATGAGTCAGAAGATGATGTCTGCAGAGACAAAGTCCCTGAACCGGCCCCCTCTGCACACCTGAGAGCTCCTTGGCCTCCACGGTTTACTCCTTGCTTTGTGCACTTGAAGAATGCCTTCTCAGCAGGCCCCTCATGCTGGAAACAAAGGGCTGGGGCCACATCCCCTTTGTACCATGGGCAGATGGGCCACTTCATGGCCAATGTAGGGGGCAAGAACTGCCAATATATTGGTGTGGTTAAAAGTCTGATTTTTGGAGTCGGATGTTCTGGGATCAAATCCTGACCTGCCACTCAGTAGCTGAGGGATTTGTGGCAATTTTGTTTCACCTCTCTGAGTCCTAGTAGACTTCATATGCAAAATAGAGTTACTGTGAGGACTAAATGGGATACTGTATACACAGCACCCAGGACAcacaaatgttcaataaatggcaGCTGGTGTTGCAGGTATTGTTAGGATCTGTTCAGAGGGTCTTATCTactctttgttgactttttttttttttcattttcagagggGCTGTGGAGAGTGGGGCAGTTACCAGGCCTCAATGTGAGGGCAGGCCTAAGATGTCCCTAGGATGGTTCTTCCTTCTGGAGGCCACCCAGTACAGCAGTTTGGCCCCATCATCTTCACAAAGGAGCACGCAATGTCGACAGGAGGGAGGACAGTGGGGGGACACACATCAGCTTGTGCTGGATTAAGGGACTGCAGAGTTAAACTAGGGGCTGCTTCAGGGCCTGAGCTCTGTTACTCAGACTTTTCTTCAGGATACATAACAAGGTCCACAGTCCATGTGAAAGGCACTGATGTCAAAATCACAGTCAGTCTGACAGTGGGTAGACATTCTCCCTGGACAGACGTGGCAGAGCAGGATAAATTTCATGGAGCATAGCCCTTACCTGAAAAGGAGCCCGTCACCAGCCATGGCATAAATGACCCTCGGCATCGGGAAGAGGGACCCCAGCAAGCTGACTGTCAGTCCTGCAACCGACCCAATGGCCACTACGAATTTGGCAGCATAGAACCCATGAGCCACAAACATCTCCATGAGTGGGGATTCCGTGTCAATGGTATAATATGGCACCATCAGAGTTAAGATCACGCTCACCTGTTAAAACAAGAGAAGACAGGGCTGGAGGTACAGGGGAAGAACAGCATGGATAGAGGCCCCACGGGAGAGGAAAGAGCCCTgcccctggaggcagaggcttgCATGGCAGTTTGGATCCATTCACTTGCTGGCATGTGCCTTTACTGTAGACCAGTCATCTGGCCTCTAGGCCTTGCTCAATATTATTTCCCCACATGTGAATTTAGTGGACTGGGCCAGAAACTCTCTATCTCTCTGGTCCTTTGATATCTGAGGAGTAAGTCTGCAGGTATTTCAGCCCCATGAGCAGAGCTATGCTAACAGTTCAGTGGAGAGCAGATATTTCTGGAAGGAAGGAGCTGCAGCCAATGCCCTGCAACCAGGGCCTGGCAGGGACCATGAGCACCCTGCCCACGTGGACAAGACTCtcatttctcttctgctttctggTCCTACAGGGTTTTATCCGTACTCCCTCTCACTGTGAAACACCAGAGATAAAATCTCCAAAGATAAGTGCTTAAGAGGTCTATAGCCTATTAACTGTTGGGACCCAGATAAGGACtcatatttctatttcctttctctaGCTTAGTCCTAGGATCCAGGCAGGCCAACAGACAAATGATGGCATCAGGACAGAATCAAGTCCTACTGATTATATGGCTGTCAGACAACTATGGCTTTGCTTAATCAGGAATCATTTACTGTGTGTGCTATAAGGGTCCACCCCCAGAGAAGAGGGAGATGCGAGGGAGGAGCAGAAGAGGAAATAGAGAGCAGAATGTCTTTGCTATTCCCTCTACCCTACCACCCCTCCTTCAACACTCTGCCTACGGGGAGAAATCAGGGTATGGACAGGACAAAGCCACTGGCATGCATGTGCATCGGGGAGGTGATAAGCACTTAACTGGGGGCTCCCAGGACCTACTCCCCTCGCATATTATTGATCTGCCTAACATCCCTGCCTTCAGAATTGGCCATAGGCAATGGAGCCACCAGTCATATGGCCAGATATGGGGGGCCCCCCAGGCCTATGAAGGCCAAATTGACATCAAGAAGGGATTCAAAGCCTGAAGGAAAGAGGGTGGTCACATGTAGACCATTTCTTTGCCTATTCCTCTGGAGCCAAGATCCTCCAGTGGAGCCAAGGGCCACCAAGGAGGACAGGATGTCCTAGCAAAGCCCAGCAACCTTGTTCTTCTCatggtgggggaggggctgcCTGCTGACCAGTACAAGACCAAACAGCTCCTAGGGCGTGTTTAAGGCCTGTGCAGTATGAAAGAGAATGTTTCCTAGTAACATAACCACTTGCAATATTTCctctggggatggggcagggTGGGCTGGAGGAGAGTGGGATTGAGCCTCCTCCAGCTTCAGGGAGTCTCCTGAGTTAGATCAGGATGGGTAAAAAGTTGGTGGATCATAGAAGTACTCTGTGGTCTATAAAGTGCTATTCTAAGGAGGGCACTGTGATGATTGACTTTATTGTGTGTGATAAGGGCCCACTCCTGGAGGAAGGGCGGGAATGAAGGAGGAGTAGAAGGGGAAATGCAGAGTGtccttgctgttccttctgccccGCAACCCCTCCCTCAACATTCTGCCCACTGGGATAATCAGGGTATGTATGGACACGATGAAACCCCTTGCATGTGTGTGCTAGTGGGAGGTGATAATTGAGGCACCCATAAAACCTCTGGGTAGGCAGCTGAATGTCTGTAAACGACCCTCAAGTTTGCCCTGTGTTTTTCTCTGGCTTCTAGAACAATCCTGTTTGCAGCTTGCCTTAATGATCAATTGGTCTGGCTTCCTTAGCTAGTTGCTAAAGATGTCTTTTTTGGGAAAGAGAAACAGCAGGGCTGATCAGCAGCAGCACCCCCCACTGCCAGCTCTTTCCTAATTGTGGTGACCCAAGTGAGTGCGCCCCTCAGGACCTGAGAATGTTTGTGGAACCACACACTTCCTGGCCTGTGAGCCAATTTTCTCCATTGCCAGGGGCAGAGGGGGATGTTGGATGCAGCTGGGCTATTTCTGTGATAGAAATTCTGGGATGGGAGCTCCGAGAGCAAGCATCAGAGCATGAGGAGTGTCTCAGGGGCGTGATCCTGAGGAAGACAAGGCTGAAGTCTTTATCCTGAGGCTCCCCTAGGTAGGGATACCTGAAGGTGAATTTGAGCTGGTGTAACAAGAGGGAGCAACAGCTGAAAGAAATGGCACTTTCCTCCCCAGATTTAAGGGGAAGAGAGTTTGTAGAGGACAATGTATTCTCTCTCCCCGCTGTGCAGGGAGCCTCGCCTCTTTGCTGCCGGGAAGCTCCCAGAAGACAGAAGAGCATTGAGGAAAGTGCACAGAGGCCCACAATGCCTTTGCTTGCACATCCACCCGTTACTGCCAGCCTATGACCTGAGCTCCTTGGATGGCAGCCCATTCCCTGCACACCAGCCCCTGGGGCAGCAGCAGACACCAAGAGCTTGTGAGGATGGAGGGGTGGGAATGAAGGCCAAGGCTGAAGTGAAGTCCTGGGGCTTCTCCTCTTCTTCAGTTTGGagtcctaatttttttcttgtcatggGGAGTGGGGAATGGGGCTACAGGGGACAAAAGACAGACACCAAGAAGACATAGGAAAGGACTCCTTCCTGACAGAGAAGGGAGCTCAGTGCCAGGGCCACATCGTGAGGAGGGTCCCGCAAGCATCTGGTACTTACAGACACATATGCTGTCAGGCAGATGACCAGGGAGGCAGTGATAGCATAAGGGATGGACGTGTTGGGATTCTTGGCTTCCTCTCCAGTGGTGGCGATGATGTCAAAGCCAATGAAAGCGTAGAAGCATGTTGCTGCTCCTTGCAGCACCTGTGTGGATGATGGCATTTGTCAGACTCAGAAGATCGGGGTGGCACCTGGGTCTTAAATGTGGAAAGTGCAATTGCTCTATGCCCTGCAGACATGACTGAGTGGCTGAGGGAGTAACATGGTGGAACTCGTGCTAAACACGCAGGTTCTGATCTCCtctactttctagctgtgtggctGTGGGCAACTCTCTTATGATGTGTAAATAGAGATAAGAAGaattggccgggtgcgatggctcatgcctgtaatcacagcactttgagaggccgatgggggtggatcacgaggtcaggagtttgagaacagccttaccaacatggtgaaaccctgtctgtactaaaaatacaaaaattagccaggcatggtgacgcgcacctgtaatctcagctattcaggaggctgaggcaggagaattgcttgaacccaggaggcagaggttgcagtgagctgagatcgcgccattgcactccagcctcggcgacagagggagactccatctcaaaaaaaaaaaaaaaaaatgcttctggcTCTTAGTGTAGGGGATTCAGATACTTCTGCATAAGGAAGAATTATCCTACTTAAATTACTGTTAGTACCCCTGACAGATCAGCTCTATGGTAACTTCCAGATCtaaaatgatataaaagattTTCAGATCTTCAGACATTCTATTGTCTTCACTGGGAAGACATGGTAAAGACAGTTTATTTGTTGCTCCTTTTGGGGCTTGAATAACCTAGTTGGGCACGAGGCAGGAGGTCAGAGTAAAGCTGGGGGATGGTATCCGCTCACATCTGCTGGCAGTCTGTCTGCCAGGAGTCCACATGGCTCCAGGGGTGTTTGGGAATGTATTATATATGTCAAAATGTCAGTGAAAACCTTCCATTGAAGAGTGGCTACTTTCTTTGAAAGAACCTATTGAAGTTTAAATGAGGGTTCCCCACCTCAGTATTTTCATTGTTAGCTCTAAGTAAAAAAGTGCCTCTTTGAATGCTTAGGGACGTCCTTTTAGAAGGTGAGAGATATTTTTGGACTTGTGTGTATGGGGTGAGGGAAAAAGAAGCAAGCCCTAGCCAGTGGTCCAGGAGGTGAGACCCATTGCAGACTggaccattttatttttcttttctccacattcagTTTATAAATGATGGAAATCAAAACGTGTGCCAAGCTGACACTTGTCCAAAATTGTCACTCTTACTT is drawn from Homo sapiens chromosome 3, GRCh38.p14 Primary Assembly and contains these coding sequences:
- the SLC7A14 gene encoding solute carrier family 7 member 14, whose protein sequence is MSGFFTSLDPRRVQWGAAWYAMHSRILRTKPVESMLEGTGTTTAHGTKLAQVLTTVDLISLGVGSCVGTGMYVVSGLVAKEMAGPGVIVSFIIAAVASILSGVCYAEFGVRVPKTTGSAYTYSYVTVGEFVAFFIGWNLILEYLIGTAAGASALSSMFDSLANHTISRWMADSVGTLNGLGKGEESYPDLLALLIAVIVTIIVALGVKNSIGFNNVLNVLNLAVWVFIMIAGLFFINGKYWAEGQFLPHGWSGVLQGAATCFYAFIGFDIIATTGEEAKNPNTSIPYAITASLVICLTAYVSVSVILTLMVPYYTIDTESPLMEMFVAHGFYAAKFVVAIGSVAGLTVSLLGSLFPMPRVIYAMAGDGLLFRFLAHVSSYTETPVVACIVSGFLAALLALLVSLRDLIEMMSIGTLLAYTLVSVCVLLLRYQPESDIDGFVKFLSEEHTKKKEGILADCEKEACSPVSEGDEFSGPATNTCGAKNLPSLGDNEMLIGKSDKSTYNVNHPNYGTVDMTTGIEADESENIYLIKLKKLIGPHYYTMRIRLGLPGKMDRPTAATGHTVTICVLLLFILMFIFCSFIIFGSDYISEQSWWAILLVVLMVLLISTLVFVILQQPENPKKLPYMAPCLPFVPAFAMLVNIYLMLKLSTITWIRFAVWCFVGLLIYFGYGIWNSTLEISAREEALHQSTYQRYDVDDPFSVEEGFSYATEGESQEDWGGPTEDKGFYYQQMSDAKANGRTSSKAKSKSKHKQNSEALIANDELDYSPE